A section of the Jannaschia sp. S6380 genome encodes:
- the fsa gene encoding fructose-6-phosphate aldolase produces MKFFVDTADIDAIRELNDLGMVDGVTTNPSLILKSGRDILEATKEICDLVEGPVSAEVVAVDFDQMLKEGEHLATIAPNVCVKVPLTWAGLRVCKILTDNGTKVNVTLCFSANQALLAAKAGATYISPFIGRLDDMNIDGMDLIQDIRTIYDNYGFETQILAASIRSANHMKDAALMGADVATAPPAVISKMIDHPLTKNGLDQFVKDAKEAGIKIV; encoded by the coding sequence ATGAAATTCTTCGTAGACACCGCCGACATCGACGCCATCCGCGAATTGAACGACCTCGGCATGGTCGATGGTGTGACCACGAACCCGTCGCTGATCCTGAAATCGGGGCGCGACATCCTGGAGGCCACCAAGGAGATCTGCGACCTGGTCGAGGGCCCCGTCTCGGCCGAGGTTGTCGCCGTCGATTTCGACCAGATGCTGAAGGAGGGCGAGCACCTCGCCACGATCGCACCCAATGTCTGCGTCAAGGTTCCGCTGACCTGGGCGGGGCTGCGGGTCTGCAAGATTCTGACCGACAACGGCACGAAGGTGAACGTGACGCTGTGCTTCTCGGCCAATCAGGCGCTTCTGGCCGCCAAGGCCGGTGCCACCTATATCAGCCCGTTCATCGGTCGGCTGGACGACATGAACATCGACGGGATGGACCTGATCCAGGACATCCGCACGATCTACGACAATTACGGGTTCGAGACGCAGATCCTCGCCGCCTCCATCCGCAGCGCGAACCACATGAAGGACGCCGCCCTGATGGGCGCCGACGTGGCGACGGCGCCGCCCGCCGTCATTTCCAAGATGATCGACCATCCGCTGACGAAGAACGGGCTGGACCAGTTCGTGAAGGACGCCAAGGAGGCGGGCATCAAGATCGTCTGA
- a CDS encoding LysE family transporter → MDVTLWLAFVVASTALLMVPGPTILLVMSYALGQGRRVAVASAGGVALGDAVAMTASLAGLGALVLASATLFTVLKWFGAAYLVWMGIKLWRAAGSAKLGETDADRAVAAREVFGHAALVTALNPKSIVFFIAFVPQFLRPDQPLLPQFAILIVTFVTLATLNALAYVLLADRMRAGLRRPSVLRGLTRAGGGALIVMGAATALTRRTA, encoded by the coding sequence GTGGATGTCACGCTCTGGCTTGCCTTCGTCGTCGCGTCGACCGCGCTCCTCATGGTGCCCGGCCCGACGATCCTTCTCGTGATGAGCTACGCGTTGGGCCAGGGGCGCCGCGTCGCGGTGGCCTCGGCGGGCGGGGTCGCGCTCGGCGACGCGGTGGCGATGACGGCATCGCTGGCCGGTCTGGGCGCGCTCGTGCTTGCCTCGGCCACCCTGTTCACCGTGCTGAAATGGTTCGGCGCGGCCTATCTGGTCTGGATGGGGATCAAGCTCTGGCGCGCCGCCGGGTCCGCCAAGCTGGGCGAAACGGACGCCGATCGTGCCGTCGCAGCGAGGGAGGTCTTCGGCCACGCCGCCCTCGTCACCGCGCTGAATCCCAAGAGCATCGTCTTCTTCATCGCCTTCGTGCCGCAGTTCCTGCGCCCCGATCAGCCGCTCCTCCCCCAATTCGCCATCCTGATCGTCACCTTCGTCACCCTCGCGACGCTGAACGCCCTTGCCTATGTCCTTCTCGCCGACCGGATGCGCGCGGGGCTGCGGCGCCCCTCGGTCCTGCGCGGCCTGACCCGCGCGGGCGGTGGCGCGCTCATTGTCATGGGCGCCGCGACCGCGTTGACGCGCCGCACCGCCTGA
- a CDS encoding primosomal protein N' encodes MSRQHPPGAPVAVLTTQPLDRALDYRAPEGGVTDGAFVEVPLGPRLVLGVVWGEAAGDWPVEKLRRVARVLDVPPMADAFRDFLERAAAYTLTPLPAMLRLGLRSPGLGGAAGKRRLYALGTGDPGRATPAREKVLAILEERPEDVFALSELADLAGVSTGVVKGLLPSGAVREVMTPRDADFPPLDPARPGKPLAPDQADAAQVLRDAVAGGGYGTTLLRGVTGSGKTEVYLEAVAECLARGRQALVLLPEIALTAEFLTRVEARLGARPAEWHSGVTQAERRRAWKKTAEGQAGLVVGARSSLFLPFRDLGLVVVDEEHDTSYKQEDGVLYSARDMAVLRASCEGAQVVLASATPSLESWVNAEAGKYRRLDLTSRFGDAVLPKLATIDMRDEQVPAGRWISPRLKAAIEARLIAGEQSLVFLNRRGYAPVTLCRACGQQVACHQCDARMVEHRFQKRLMCHQCGETAPIPPACPSCGVEGKLAAVGPGVERMAEEVTALFPEARVAILSSDLFGSARSLKARVEEIAQGGADIVVGTQLVAKGHNFPNLTLVGVIDADLGLQGSDLRAAERTFQLMRQVSGRAGRAERPGEALLQTFQPEHPVIRAILSGDEEAFLREEAAQRRAAGVPPYGRMAGIVISDPEAATAFELGQALARNAAPLTGIGAEVYGPAPAPIARIRGRHRVRLLVKAPRQAPIQSALSEWVAGVTVPRSTRLSVDIDPQSFL; translated from the coding sequence ATGTCCCGCCAGCACCCTCCCGGCGCCCCCGTGGCCGTCCTGACGACGCAGCCGCTGGATCGCGCCCTCGACTACCGCGCGCCCGAGGGAGGCGTGACCGACGGCGCATTCGTCGAGGTGCCGCTGGGTCCGCGTCTCGTCCTCGGCGTGGTCTGGGGCGAGGCGGCGGGCGACTGGCCGGTCGAGAAGCTGCGCCGCGTCGCGCGCGTGCTCGACGTGCCGCCGATGGCCGACGCCTTCCGCGACTTCCTGGAGCGGGCGGCCGCCTACACGCTGACGCCGCTTCCGGCCATGTTGCGCCTGGGGTTGCGGTCGCCCGGGCTGGGCGGGGCCGCGGGAAAGCGACGGCTCTATGCCCTCGGCACCGGCGATCCCGGGCGGGCGACACCCGCGCGCGAAAAGGTCCTGGCCATCCTGGAGGAGCGACCGGAGGACGTGTTCGCACTGTCGGAACTGGCCGATCTGGCCGGGGTGTCGACCGGTGTGGTCAAGGGCCTCCTCCCCTCGGGCGCGGTGCGCGAAGTGATGACGCCCCGCGATGCCGATTTCCCCCCGCTCGATCCCGCACGCCCGGGCAAGCCGCTGGCACCCGACCAGGCGGATGCCGCCCAGGTGCTGCGCGATGCGGTGGCCGGCGGCGGCTACGGCACGACGCTTCTGCGGGGCGTCACGGGGTCGGGCAAGACCGAGGTCTATCTGGAGGCCGTTGCCGAATGCCTGGCCCGCGGCAGGCAAGCCCTGGTGCTGTTGCCGGAGATCGCGCTGACGGCGGAGTTCCTGACCCGGGTGGAGGCCCGCCTCGGCGCGCGCCCCGCCGAATGGCATTCCGGCGTGACCCAGGCCGAACGTCGCCGCGCCTGGAAGAAGACCGCCGAAGGTCAGGCCGGGTTGGTCGTGGGCGCGCGGTCGTCGCTGTTCCTGCCGTTCCGCGACCTGGGCCTGGTCGTCGTCGACGAGGAACATGACACCTCCTACAAGCAGGAGGACGGCGTGCTGTATTCGGCGCGCGACATGGCGGTGCTGCGGGCGAGCTGCGAGGGTGCGCAGGTCGTCCTCGCCTCGGCCACGCCCTCGCTGGAAAGCTGGGTCAACGCCGAAGCCGGCAAGTATCGCCGGCTGGACCTGACGTCGCGTTTCGGCGATGCGGTGCTGCCGAAGCTTGCCACGATCGACATGCGCGACGAACAGGTGCCGGCGGGCCGCTGGATCTCGCCGCGCCTGAAGGCCGCGATCGAAGCGCGCCTGATCGCGGGCGAACAGTCGCTCGTCTTCCTCAACCGCCGGGGCTACGCGCCCGTCACGCTCTGCCGGGCCTGCGGCCAGCAGGTCGCCTGCCACCAATGCGACGCGCGCATGGTCGAACACCGGTTCCAGAAACGTCTGATGTGCCACCAGTGCGGCGAGACCGCGCCGATCCCGCCCGCCTGTCCGTCCTGCGGCGTCGAGGGCAAGCTGGCCGCCGTCGGCCCCGGCGTCGAACGCATGGCCGAGGAGGTCACAGCCCTGTTCCCCGAAGCGCGCGTGGCGATCCTGTCGTCGGATCTCTTCGGTTCGGCGCGCAGCCTCAAGGCGCGGGTCGAGGAGATCGCCCAGGGCGGCGCGGACATCGTCGTGGGCACCCAGCTCGTGGCGAAGGGCCACAACTTTCCGAACCTGACCCTGGTGGGCGTGATCGACGCCGACCTGGGTCTGCAGGGGTCGGACCTCCGGGCCGCCGAACGGACGTTTCAGCTGATGCGCCAGGTCTCGGGGCGTGCGGGCCGTGCCGAGCGGCCGGGCGAGGCGCTGCTGCAGACTTTCCAGCCGGAACACCCCGTCATCCGCGCCATCCTGTCGGGGGACGAGGAGGCGTTCCTGCGCGAGGAGGCGGCGCAGCGCCGCGCGGCGGGTGTGCCCCCCTACGGCCGCATGGCCGGGATCGTGATCTCCGACCCGGAGGCGGCGACGGCCTTCGAACTGGGCCAGGCTCTGGCGCGGAACGCCGCCCCCCTGACCGGCATCGGAGCCGAGGTCTACGGCCCCGCCCCCGCGCCGATCGCGCGCATTCGTGGGCGCCATCGCGTGCGGCTGCTGGTCAAGGCGCCGCGGCAGGCGCCGATCCAGTCGGCGCTGTCGGAATGGGTCGCGGGCGTGACCGTTCCGCGCAGCACCCGGCTGAGCGTGGACATCGACCCGCAGAGCTTCCTTTGA
- the hisC gene encoding histidinol-phosphate transaminase has product MTRAPAPQPGILEIDLYQGGASKVEGVDDIVKLSSNENPHGPPQSAQDAARAAAERMHLYPPTDHAALRAAIAAVHDLDPDRIVCGVGSDEIIHLLCQAYAGPGDEVLHTEHGFAMYAISARAAGATPVKVPERDRRVAVDTLLDGMTEATRLVFIANPANPTGTMIGGQDMVRLADGLPDGCLLVLDGAYADYVADFDGGLGLAQGRENVIVTRTFSKMYGLGGMRVGWGYVPRDVAGVLNRIRGPFNLSNVALAAAEAAIRDRAFADRCRADNAAQRARLRAGLAELGIPSDPSEANFVLARFADQNEAADCDAFLRTRGVIVRHPSGYGFPDCLRITVGDAAGVDRLLETVAAWRAR; this is encoded by the coding sequence ATGACCAGAGCGCCCGCCCCGCAACCGGGGATCCTTGAGATCGACCTCTACCAGGGTGGCGCGTCGAAGGTGGAGGGCGTCGACGACATCGTCAAGCTGTCCTCGAACGAAAATCCGCACGGACCCCCGCAAAGCGCGCAGGACGCCGCACGTGCCGCCGCCGAGCGGATGCATCTCTATCCGCCGACCGACCATGCCGCGCTGCGCGCCGCCATCGCCGCGGTGCACGACCTCGACCCCGACCGCATCGTCTGCGGTGTCGGATCGGACGAGATCATCCACCTGCTGTGCCAGGCCTATGCCGGGCCGGGCGACGAGGTGCTGCACACCGAACACGGCTTCGCCATGTACGCGATCAGTGCCCGCGCCGCAGGGGCCACGCCCGTCAAGGTGCCCGAGCGCGACCGCCGCGTCGCGGTCGACACGCTGCTGGACGGCATGACGGAGGCGACGCGGCTGGTCTTCATCGCCAACCCGGCGAACCCGACCGGCACCATGATCGGCGGGCAGGACATGGTGCGGCTGGCCGATGGTCTACCCGATGGCTGCCTGCTGGTCCTCGACGGGGCCTATGCGGACTACGTCGCCGATTTCGACGGGGGCCTCGGATTGGCCCAGGGGCGCGAGAACGTGATCGTCACGCGCACCTTCTCCAAGATGTACGGTCTGGGCGGCATGCGGGTCGGCTGGGGCTATGTGCCGCGCGACGTGGCGGGCGTGCTCAATCGGATCCGGGGGCCGTTCAACCTGTCGAACGTGGCGCTCGCCGCCGCCGAGGCCGCCATCCGCGACCGCGCCTTCGCGGACCGCTGCCGCGCCGACAATGCCGCGCAGCGCGCCCGGCTGCGCGCCGGCCTGGCGGAACTGGGCATCCCGAGCGATCCGTCGGAAGCGAACTTCGTCCTGGCCCGTTTCGCAGACCAAAACGAGGCCGCCGACTGCGATGCCTTCCTGCGGACGCGCGGCGTGATCGTCCGTCATCCGTCGGGCTACGGCTTCCCGGATTGCCTGCGGATCACCGTGGGCGATGCCGCCGGGGTCGACCGGCTGCTGGAGACCGTCGCCGCGTGGCGGGCCCGATGA
- a CDS encoding prephenate/arogenate dehydrogenase family protein, producing the protein MIYRRVALIGLGLIAGSMGLRMRRDDLAQEIVGTARSAETRSVAVELGLCDRVVDTPEAAVADADLVVLCVPVGAMADVARRIGPHLAPGATVTDVGSVKREVVAAVAPHLPDGVDFVPAHPVAGTEHSGPRSGFAELFENRWCLLTPERPADPAVARLTRLWRALGSNVEVMDADHHDLVLAVTSHAPHLIAYTMVGVADDLRRVTDSEVIKYSAAGFRDFTRIAASDPVMWRDVFLNNRDATLEILGRFTEELFALQRAIRTGDGEMLHDYFTRTRAIRRGIIEAGQDTDAPDFGRSKSDREGVA; encoded by the coding sequence ATGATCTATCGGCGCGTCGCCCTGATCGGACTTGGTCTGATCGCCGGCTCGATGGGGCTGCGTATGCGGCGTGACGATCTGGCCCAGGAGATCGTGGGCACCGCCCGGTCGGCCGAGACGCGATCCGTCGCCGTCGAGCTGGGCCTGTGCGACCGAGTCGTCGACACGCCCGAGGCGGCGGTCGCCGATGCCGACCTGGTCGTCCTCTGCGTGCCGGTCGGCGCGATGGCCGATGTCGCGCGCCGCATCGGCCCGCATCTCGCGCCCGGTGCCACGGTGACCGATGTCGGGTCGGTCAAGCGGGAGGTCGTCGCGGCCGTCGCGCCGCATCTGCCCGACGGCGTCGATTTCGTTCCGGCCCATCCCGTTGCGGGAACGGAACACTCCGGGCCCCGGTCCGGCTTCGCCGAGCTGTTCGAGAACCGGTGGTGCCTGCTCACGCCCGAGCGGCCTGCCGATCCGGCGGTCGCGCGGTTGACCCGGCTCTGGCGCGCGCTCGGCTCGAACGTGGAGGTGATGGACGCCGATCACCACGACCTCGTGCTGGCCGTCACCAGCCACGCGCCGCACCTGATCGCCTACACGATGGTGGGCGTGGCCGACGACCTGCGCCGGGTGACCGACAGCGAGGTCATCAAGTACTCCGCCGCCGGTTTCCGCGATTTCACGCGTATCGCCGCCAGCGACCCGGTCATGTGGCGCGACGTGTTCCTGAACAACCGCGACGCCACGCTGGAGATCCTGGGCCGCTTCACCGAGGAGCTGTTCGCGCTGCAACGCGCCATCCGCACCGGCGACGGCGAGATGCTGCACGACTACTTCACGCGCACCCGCGCCATCCGCCGGGGCATCATCGAGGCCGGGCAGGACACCGACGCCCCCGATTTCGGCCGCAGCAAGTCGGACCGGGAGGGCGTGGCATGA
- a CDS encoding extensin family protein: MRWMILLAVLAAPAGAEPRPVPRPAPLIEVMSSRGSTEVPAIAAVDASVRPVGRLAPETRAARAMAALRRVATPRIDIGGKVRLSWRPATRPAELILAASRSPRTPQGGGLCGRPSLQGAPIAPVTGPGACGIPDAVRVTHVAGLALSRPARMDCTTAQALDDWVRAGVLPAVGRTGGGAVALDVAAGYACRTRNSRAGARLSEHARGHAIDISGIRLANGGQISVLRDWNRGGAGQILRTLWKAACGPFGTVLGPDSDPHHRDHFHFDTARYRSGAYCR, encoded by the coding sequence ATGAGGTGGATGATCCTGCTGGCGGTGCTGGCCGCACCGGCCGGTGCCGAACCCCGCCCGGTGCCGCGCCCCGCCCCGCTGATCGAGGTGATGTCCAGCCGCGGTTCGACCGAGGTGCCGGCAATCGCCGCCGTCGACGCATCGGTGCGCCCCGTCGGGCGCCTCGCGCCCGAGACGCGGGCGGCCCGGGCCATGGCGGCCCTGCGGCGCGTCGCGACGCCGCGGATCGACATCGGCGGAAAGGTGCGCCTCTCCTGGCGACCCGCGACCCGCCCGGCGGAGTTGATCCTGGCGGCCAGCCGGTCGCCCCGCACGCCGCAGGGCGGTGGCCTCTGCGGCCGCCCATCGCTCCAGGGCGCACCGATCGCCCCCGTCACCGGACCCGGCGCCTGTGGCATCCCCGATGCGGTGCGGGTCACCCATGTCGCGGGCCTGGCCCTCAGTCGCCCGGCGCGTATGGACTGCACGACGGCGCAGGCGCTCGACGATTGGGTGCGCGCAGGCGTGCTGCCGGCGGTCGGCCGAACCGGCGGCGGGGCGGTCGCCTTGGACGTGGCGGCCGGCTATGCCTGCCGGACCCGCAACTCCCGCGCGGGTGCCCGGCTGAGCGAGCACGCCCGCGGCCACGCCATCGACATCTCGGGCATTCGGTTGGCCAATGGCGGACAGATCAGCGTCCTGCGGGACTGGAACCGCGGCGGCGCGGGGCAGATCCTGCGGACGCTGTGGAAGGCGGCCTGCGGCCCCTTCGGGACGGTCCTGGGCCCCGACAGCGACCCGCATCACCGCGACCACTTCCATTTCGACACGGCGCGCTATCGCAGCGGCGCCTATTGCCGATAG
- a CDS encoding calcium-binding protein has protein sequence MGDIARLTGLDQGLQARVSDADLRDGQAAARLMNDVIAEAMDATGVNADGRLDGDDLRRISDHIRADPDLYDRFVEGHGDDEGSIETGFHLVQGDGGTLLFQGRAFIDTVADAIYHVGFAYRDGRFRNEDGNANEKVDDVAGWLNWFVNGTNVVYGTGSSETLHSGVYSVDLDAAASELFEGFGGNDSIWAGRGDDTVRGGTGHDVAGGGEGHDTMLGGDGNDRMSGQDGRDRLSGEDGNDALYGDDNADSLFGGAGHDTLGGGNGKDRLFGHAGDDTVWAGNGDDRAWGAAGNDSMGGGKGDDRLSGAAGRDTLYGEEGDDRLDGGSDADRIGGGIGRDDLSGGGGGDVLSGEEGRDAIAGGGGNDTVWAGTGNDTVSGGAGDDSLGGNEGRDRIEGNAGNDIVYGGEDGDTLTGGGGNDSLSGQQGDDRLLGGSGNDQLAGGDGRDTIIGGQGADRLLDWEDSATRDIFVFAPGDSGLTAGTRDVIEGFDSGQDRIDLSAYDDLAYRGEKGFTGNRAEIRFDGDLVLIDADGDGDADASIELKWVNEVSEGDFIL, from the coding sequence TTGGGGGATATCGCCCGACTGACCGGTCTCGACCAGGGCCTGCAGGCGCGGGTTTCGGATGCGGACCTGCGGGACGGACAGGCCGCCGCGCGACTGATGAACGACGTCATCGCCGAGGCGATGGACGCCACGGGGGTCAACGCCGATGGTCGGCTCGACGGGGACGACCTGCGCCGCATCAGCGACCACATCCGCGCGGACCCCGATCTCTACGATCGCTTCGTCGAGGGACATGGCGACGACGAGGGCAGCATCGAGACCGGGTTTCACCTTGTCCAGGGCGACGGCGGGACATTGCTGTTCCAGGGCCGCGCCTTCATCGACACGGTCGCCGACGCGATCTATCACGTGGGCTTCGCCTATCGCGACGGCCGGTTCCGCAACGAGGACGGCAACGCCAACGAGAAGGTCGACGATGTGGCCGGGTGGCTGAACTGGTTCGTGAACGGCACGAATGTCGTCTATGGAACGGGGTCGTCCGAGACGCTGCACAGCGGCGTCTACAGCGTCGATCTGGACGCCGCCGCCAGCGAGCTGTTCGAGGGTTTCGGCGGCAACGATTCCATCTGGGCCGGGCGCGGAGACGACACCGTACGCGGCGGGACGGGCCATGACGTCGCCGGGGGCGGTGAGGGCCACGACACGATGCTGGGCGGCGACGGCAACGACCGGATGAGCGGCCAGGACGGACGCGACCGCCTGTCGGGCGAGGACGGGAACGATGCGCTCTATGGCGACGACAACGCCGACAGCCTGTTCGGCGGCGCGGGGCATGACACCCTGGGCGGTGGCAACGGCAAGGACCGGCTGTTCGGCCATGCCGGCGACGACACCGTCTGGGCCGGCAACGGGGACGACCGGGCCTGGGGCGCGGCGGGGAATGACTCGATGGGCGGCGGCAAGGGGGATGACCGCCTGTCCGGCGCCGCCGGGCGCGACACGCTCTACGGCGAGGAGGGCGATGACCGGCTGGACGGCGGCAGCGACGCGGACCGGATCGGCGGCGGCATCGGCCGCGACGACCTGTCCGGCGGCGGTGGTGGCGACGTGCTGTCGGGCGAGGAGGGCCGCGACGCGATCGCAGGCGGCGGCGGGAACGACACCGTCTGGGCCGGGACCGGCAACGACACGGTCTCGGGCGGTGCGGGCGACGACTCGCTGGGTGGCAACGAGGGCCGGGACCGGATCGAGGGCAATGCCGGGAACGACATTGTCTATGGCGGCGAAGACGGCGACACGCTGACCGGCGGCGGCGGGAACGACAGCCTTTCGGGGCAGCAGGGCGATGACCGCCTGCTGGGCGGGTCGGGCAATGACCAGCTGGCCGGCGGCGACGGCCGCGACACGATCATCGGCGGCCAGGGCGCCGATCGGCTGTTGGACTGGGAGGACAGCGCGACGCGCGACATCTTCGTCTTCGCCCCGGGCGACAGCGGGCTGACCGCGGGCACGCGCGACGTGATCGAAGGGTTCGACAGCGGCCAGGACCGGATCGACCTGAGTGCCTATGACGACCTCGCCTATCGCGGCGAGAAGGGCTTCACCGGGAACAGGGCCGAGATTCGCTTCGACGGGGATCTGGTGCTGATCGATGCCGATGGCGATGGCGACGCGGATGCGTCGATCGAGCTGAAATGGGTGAACGAGGTATCGGAGGGAGATTTCATCCTCTAG
- a CDS encoding peptidoglycan -binding protein, with the protein MAFVRRSGQRFTANVWPGFVDAMTALLLVLMFVLSIFMIVQFVLSETISDQDVELDALGRQVASLAQALGLENQRAAGLEDEVTALEDERGRQAALIATLSAQRDDLTARVASFEEQVAGLLATRDRLTASLAASEGEREALADELTTSRGELARIIDEREALQLALASARDEIDADAEAARLAAARREALEALLVDLRREAETREATLAQTLAALEEETRASEALQTRATGLQADLDAEEAARLAEAAAAEALRERLGDLEADLSEEEAARLTEAAAAEALRQRLADADAELTAMSLALEEKRREAEETLTLLAATETARDDLTDRLAQALADLDASETSGAALEDRLAGVLATLEAREGTEADLQAEIARLEAALSARGADIATAEEQRAALQERLEAVLADRQAAAATEAELRDALAAELAARIAAERDTGDALSDAERLDVLLSQARTELAEVDEDRLVAQREAAALNQQVAALRSQLGSLQGLLDAAADRDDAAQVQLDVLGNRLNAALAQVAAEQRARADLEEAERRRLEAETEQLERFRSEFFGQLREVLGGREGVEIVGDRFVFSSEVLFAEGEVELQPEGRRQIAQVADVILDVADQIPEGLDWVLRVDGHTDDTPLSGQGQYRNNWELSQGRALSVVLYMIERLGVPPDRLAATGFGEWQPVDPAPTEEARARNRRIELKLTER; encoded by the coding sequence ATGGCGTTCGTCCGGCGCAGCGGGCAACGGTTCACGGCGAATGTCTGGCCCGGTTTCGTCGATGCGATGACGGCGCTGCTGCTGGTGCTGATGTTCGTGCTGTCGATCTTCATGATCGTGCAATTCGTCCTGTCCGAGACGATCTCGGACCAGGATGTCGAGCTGGACGCGCTGGGCCGTCAGGTCGCTTCGCTCGCCCAGGCGCTGGGCCTGGAAAACCAGCGCGCCGCCGGGCTGGAAGACGAGGTCACCGCGCTGGAGGATGAACGCGGCCGGCAGGCGGCGCTGATCGCCACGCTGTCGGCGCAGCGCGACGACCTGACCGCGCGCGTCGCATCGTTCGAGGAACAGGTCGCGGGCCTTCTCGCGACACGCGACCGGCTGACCGCATCGCTGGCGGCGTCCGAGGGCGAGCGCGAAGCGCTGGCCGACGAATTGACCACCTCGCGCGGGGAGCTGGCGCGGATCATCGACGAGCGTGAGGCACTGCAGCTGGCCCTCGCCTCGGCGCGCGACGAAATCGACGCCGATGCCGAGGCCGCGCGCCTGGCTGCCGCCCGCCGCGAGGCGCTGGAGGCGCTGCTGGTGGACCTGCGCCGCGAGGCCGAGACGCGGGAGGCGACGCTGGCCCAGACCCTCGCCGCACTTGAGGAAGAGACGCGCGCGAGCGAGGCGCTGCAGACGCGGGCCACCGGTCTTCAGGCCGATCTGGACGCCGAGGAGGCCGCCCGCCTGGCCGAGGCCGCGGCGGCGGAGGCCCTGCGCGAACGGCTGGGCGACCTGGAGGCGGACCTGTCGGAGGAGGAGGCCGCCCGCCTGACAGAGGCGGCCGCCGCCGAAGCGTTGCGCCAGCGGCTCGCGGATGCCGATGCCGAACTGACGGCCATGTCGCTCGCCCTCGAGGAGAAACGCCGCGAGGCGGAGGAGACGCTGACGCTTCTGGCCGCGACCGAGACGGCCCGCGACGACCTGACCGACCGCCTGGCGCAGGCGCTTGCGGACCTCGATGCGTCCGAGACGTCGGGCGCGGCGCTGGAGGATCGCCTGGCCGGGGTTCTCGCGACGCTGGAGGCCCGCGAGGGGACTGAGGCGGATCTGCAAGCCGAAATCGCGCGGCTGGAGGCCGCGCTCTCCGCGCGGGGCGCCGACATCGCCACCGCCGAGGAGCAACGGGCGGCTTTGCAGGAGCGGCTGGAGGCGGTGCTGGCCGATCGCCAGGCGGCCGCCGCGACCGAGGCCGAACTGCGCGACGCCCTGGCCGCGGAACTGGCCGCCCGGATCGCCGCCGAACGCGACACGGGCGACGCGCTGAGCGATGCCGAACGGCTGGACGTGCTGTTGTCGCAGGCCCGAACGGAACTGGCCGAGGTCGACGAGGACCGCCTGGTGGCCCAGCGCGAGGCCGCGGCGCTGAACCAGCAGGTCGCCGCGCTGCGCAGCCAACTCGGGTCGCTTCAGGGACTGCTGGACGCCGCGGCGGATCGTGACGACGCGGCACAGGTGCAACTGGACGTCCTCGGCAACAGGCTCAACGCGGCCCTGGCGCAGGTGGCCGCCGAACAGCGCGCCCGCGCCGACCTGGAGGAGGCGGAGCGGCGCCGGTTGGAGGCGGAGACGGAGCAGCTCGAACGGTTCCGGTCGGAGTTCTTCGGCCAGCTGCGCGAGGTCCTGGGCGGGCGCGAGGGCGTCGAGATCGTGGGCGACCGGTTCGTCTTCTCGTCCGAGGTGCTCTTCGCCGAGGGCGAGGTCGAGCTACAGCCCGAGGGACGCCGCCAGATCGCGCAGGTGGCCGATGTCATTCTCGACGTGGCCGACCAGATTCCCGAAGGGCTGGATTGGGTGCTGCGCGTGGACGGCCATACCGACGACACGCCCCTGTCCGGCCAGGGTCAGTACCGGAACAACTGGGAGCTGAGCCAGGGGCGCGCGCTGTCGGTCGTGCTCTACATGATCGAACGTCTCGGCGTGCCGCCGGACCGGCTCGCGGCGACGGGCTTCGGCGAATGGCAGCCCGTCGACCCCGCCCCGACCGAGGAGGCCCGCGCGCGCAACCGTCGGATCGAGCTGAAGCTGACCGAGCGGTAG